From Toxorhynchites rutilus septentrionalis strain SRP chromosome 2, ASM2978413v1, whole genome shotgun sequence, a single genomic window includes:
- the LOC129770342 gene encoding uncharacterized protein LOC129770342: protein MDLNFKCPLCDTYFSTQDDLKEHVKASHTSYYYDTYLAPPLLIYPSETAVLTTGATDTVITTEPIVTEEVTVEPVVVEDDGCCECDCCCCSDGNGVSDGGADCDCDCDCCGDCVIM from the exons ATGGATCTAAATTTCAAGTGTCCCCTCTGTGACACCTACTTCTCTACGCAGGATGACCTCAAGGAACATGTGAAGGCCAGTCATACTTCCTATTACTACGATACCTACCTAGCGCCTCCGCTGCTTATTTATCCCAGCGAAACCGCGGTGCTTACAACGGGAGCAACGGACACTGTTATCACCACTGAACCG ATCGTAACAGAGGAAGTTACTGTTGAGCCGGTGGTTGTTGAGGATGATGGATGTTGCGAGTGCGATTGTTGCTGTTGCTCAGATGGAAATGGTGTGTCTGATGGCGGCGCGGATTGTGACTGTGACTGTGACTGTTGTGGAGATTGTGTTATAATGTAG